AACGTTGCCATAAACGGCTGCGTACCTTGTTTCAGTAAATGCATGGACAGTTTCCAAGGCAGTTTAGCCATCGCAACCCCTGATGCTTTGGCCTGTAACTTAACATGCAAACGAATCGTCGCTGTTTGACCTTGTTGGATTAAGAACTGCTGTAACTTGTGCAGGGTTTGGGTTTCCAGTTTGGCCAGCGTTTGCCATTTTTGTTGTTGCTCAATTGAGCGTGTATGTTTGGCTGCATTTAAAAAGATCAGTTCACCCAGTATTTCTGATTCAAGTGCAGTATTCAGATCTTGTTGATATTGTGGGTAATGCATTCCTTAGATTTCCATGAATAACAATCGATGGGTTAATCTATTATAAATAGCATAAAAAATATTCAAGACAAGCACTTAACCATCTATGGCTGTCATATAGATGGTTTAAGCTAAATTAAGGAAACATTTTCAAACGTAAATTTTCTAAACGACTTTGATATTGCTTTTGCCATTCTTCATTTGGCAGTTGTGTTTTTAACGGCTCCATCTCTTGTTGTAGCTGTTGTACAGCCTGCTGATATTGATTGACTTGTTGCTGTTGTTGAACTTCACGTTGTTCACGCTGCTGTACATCTTGGCGTTGCTGTTCGGTGAGATAGCGTTGTTGTAACATCTGCTTTAAGCGTTGCGTTTCAGCAGGGCTATGTTGTCCTTGATTGATTAAACCGAGTGCTTGTTCATAAAGCCCCATTTTATTTTCTTGTTGAGCTGCATCAGGGTACTGTTTTTGTAGCTGCTCAAATGCTTTTAAACGTTTTTCAGCACTAAGTTTCTGATTCTGCGCCAAATCATTGTAGGCAAACCGATAATCTGCATAACCACGCTCTTGCCCAAAACCCAGCATCGCTTCGGCTTGCCCCAAGGTTTGTTCTCTGAGCTTCCACAAAGTATCAAAGCGTTCTTTGGGCGATAACGACGTTGATAACACCGTGTTTTGCATACGCTGTTCATATTGCGGCATACGTTTTATTAGATTTTCCACCAAATGTGCAAAGTTTTGATCTGGATAATTGGCTAAAGCTTTTGCTAAAGCTGTATTACAGTCGGATACAGGGCAGTTGGCTTTAAAATCATTGAGAAACTCGGTGATATTGCCGGGTTGCTGTTGTAGTGTTTTTAATTGTTTTAAAAGTGACTCTTGAAAAACTTCATCCTTGGTTTTGTTTGGCATGCCTTCAT
This genomic stretch from Acinetobacter sp. C32I harbors:
- a CDS encoding lipase chaperone, translating into MNKRLLLTMLIVVVVLVGIVVWKSTASSAAIQQTKSTASSQDSSTQVSNEGMPNKTKDEVFQESLLKQLKTLQQQPGNITEFLNDFKANCPVSDCNTALAKALANYPDQNFAHLVENLIKRMPQYEQRMQNTVLSTSLSPKERFDTLWKLREQTLGQAEAMLGFGQERGYADYRFAYNDLAQNQKLSAEKRLKAFEQLQKQYPDAAQQENKMGLYEQALGLINQGQHSPAETQRLKQMLQQRYLTEQQRQDVQQREQREVQQQQQVNQYQQAVQQLQQEMEPLKTQLPNEEWQKQYQSRLENLRLKMFP